In Pengzhenrongella sicca, a single genomic region encodes these proteins:
- a CDS encoding MaoC family dehydratase: MSADGARTAPELDQLAVGDAIGSRVLEVDRARLIRYAGASGDFNPIHWNERFAVEVGLPGVIAQGMWTMGAAVQLVADWAGDPGAIVDYQVRFTRPVVVPDPGSAVVEVSGAVGAIDLAAGTARIDLTVTCAGTRVLAKSQATVRL, translated from the coding sequence GTGAGCGCCGACGGCGCGCGGACCGCGCCCGAGCTGGACCAGCTCGCCGTGGGCGACGCGATCGGCAGCCGGGTGCTCGAGGTCGACCGTGCGCGGCTGATCCGGTACGCCGGCGCGAGCGGGGACTTCAACCCGATCCACTGGAACGAGCGGTTTGCGGTCGAGGTCGGCCTGCCGGGCGTCATCGCGCAGGGCATGTGGACCATGGGTGCCGCGGTCCAGCTCGTGGCGGACTGGGCGGGCGACCCCGGCGCCATCGTCGACTACCAGGTGCGCTTCACCCGCCCGGTCGTCGTGCCGGACCCGGGCTCCGCCGTCGTCGAGGTGTCGGGCGCCGTCGGCGCGATCGACCTGGCGGCCGGAACGGCCCGGATCGACCTCACGGTCACCTGCGCAGGAACCCGAGTCCTAGCAAAGTCCCAGGCCACGGTCCGCCTCTAG
- a CDS encoding FAS1-like dehydratase domain-containing protein has product MPVNVAFLGREYPAGLGYEVGREKIREFAEAVGATHPAHRDVAVARSLGYPDVIAPPTFAVVIAQRAEQQLIADPAAGIDFTRVVHADEHFTHRRPIHAGDLLTTVLHVDSILERAGMAMISTRVEITADDGAPVATVVSTIAVRGDAPAAPAAATASEPSA; this is encoded by the coding sequence ATGCCGGTCAATGTCGCTTTTCTTGGTCGTGAGTACCCGGCGGGCCTCGGTTACGAGGTCGGCCGGGAGAAGATCCGCGAGTTCGCGGAGGCGGTCGGGGCAACTCACCCGGCCCATCGCGACGTCGCGGTAGCCCGCTCCCTCGGCTACCCGGACGTCATTGCGCCACCCACGTTCGCCGTCGTCATCGCCCAGCGCGCAGAGCAGCAGCTGATCGCGGACCCCGCGGCGGGGATCGACTTCACCCGAGTCGTGCACGCGGACGAGCACTTCACCCACCGCCGCCCGATCCACGCCGGGGACCTGCTCACGACGGTCCTGCACGTCGACTCGATCCTCGAGCGGGCCGGGATGGCGATGATCAGCACGCGCGTCGAGATCACGGCCGACGACGGCGCGCCCGTCGCGACCGTCGTGTCCACGATCGCCGTCCGCGGGGACGCCCCGGCCGCGCCGGCCGCCGCAACGGCGTCGGAGCCGAGCGCGTGA
- the rpmG gene encoding 50S ribosomal protein L33, which translates to MAKSSDVRPKITLACVECKERNYITKKNRRNNPDRLELSKFCPRDGKHTQHRETR; encoded by the coding sequence GTGGCCAAGAGCTCGGACGTCCGCCCCAAGATCACTCTCGCCTGCGTGGAGTGCAAGGAGCGGAACTACATCACCAAGAAGAACCGCCGCAACAACCCCGACCGCCTCGAGCTGTCGAAGTTCTGCCCGCGCGACGGCAAGCACACCCAGCACCGCGAGACCCGCTGA
- a CDS encoding YajQ family cyclic di-GMP-binding protein, translating to MANESSFDVVSKVDRQEVDNALNQAAKEISQRYDFKNVGASIAWSGETIVMAANSAERVLAILDVFETKLIRRGISLKSLDTGEKEPQPSGKEYRLAATIVEGLSSENAKKIGKLIRDEGLKGVKSQITGDELRVSAKSRDDLQAVIALLKAADLDVALQFVNYR from the coding sequence ATGGCGAACGAGTCGTCGTTCGACGTCGTCAGCAAGGTCGACCGGCAGGAGGTCGACAACGCCCTGAACCAGGCAGCGAAGGAGATCTCGCAGCGCTACGACTTCAAGAACGTCGGCGCGTCGATCGCCTGGAGCGGCGAGACGATCGTCATGGCCGCGAACTCCGCCGAGCGCGTGCTCGCGATCCTCGACGTCTTCGAGACCAAGCTGATCCGCCGCGGCATCTCCCTCAAGTCGCTCGACACCGGTGAGAAGGAGCCGCAGCCGTCCGGCAAGGAGTACCGCCTCGCGGCGACGATCGTCGAGGGCCTGAGCAGCGAGAACGCCAAGAAGATCGGCAAGCTCATCCGCGACGAGGGCCTCAAGGGCGTCAAGTCGCAGATCACGGGCGACGAGCTCCGGGTGTCGGCCAAGAGCCGCGACGACCTGCAGGCCGTCATCGCACTGCTCAAGGCCGCCGACCTGGACGTCGCGCTGCAGTTCGTGAACTACCGCTGA
- a CDS encoding FMN-dependent NADH-azoreductase, which translates to MHLLRVDASIQGDRSASGALADLVLTEFTAARPEVPVVRRHLGQNPLPADAWVGAISGTFTPAESRTLAQLEALAIASQVATELQQASSAVLALPLYNFGVSQHVKTWIDLAIAGAPQGTRLLEGTPTVLVVTRGGAYGPGTPREGWDHNIEYLRQILVQSWGADLTVVEREFTLVGVNPALDQFTELAQTMRTAAEAAAVEAGAQLAGRRAA; encoded by the coding sequence ATGCACCTGCTCCGCGTCGACGCCAGCATCCAGGGCGACCGCTCTGCCAGCGGCGCACTTGCCGACCTCGTCCTGACCGAGTTCACCGCCGCCCGCCCGGAGGTGCCGGTCGTGCGGCGTCACCTGGGACAGAACCCGCTGCCCGCGGACGCGTGGGTGGGCGCGATCTCGGGCACCTTCACACCGGCGGAGAGCCGCACCCTGGCCCAGCTCGAGGCGCTCGCGATCGCCTCGCAGGTGGCCACCGAGCTGCAGCAGGCCTCGAGCGCCGTGCTGGCGCTCCCGCTGTACAACTTCGGCGTCTCGCAGCACGTCAAGACGTGGATCGACCTCGCCATCGCCGGCGCGCCCCAGGGCACCCGGCTGCTCGAGGGCACGCCGACCGTCCTCGTCGTCACGCGGGGCGGCGCCTACGGGCCCGGCACGCCGCGGGAGGGCTGGGACCACAACATCGAGTACCTCCGGCAGATCCTGGTCCAGTCCTGGGGTGCCGACCTCACGGTGGTCGAGCGCGAGTTCACCCTCGTCGGCGTGAACCCCGCGCTCGATCAGTTCACCGAGCTGGCGCAGACGATGCGCACGGCCGCCGAGGCCGCCGCGGTGGAGGCCGGCGCACAGCTCGCCGGCCGCCGCGCCGCCTGA
- a CDS encoding MarR family winged helix-turn-helix transcriptional regulator has translation MSPDTRGESAPVDDAPWLTADQQRDWRALLGLLAILPPALDAQLKRDAGVNGFEYQVLAVLSEAPDRTVGLSDLAALSQGSLSRLSHAITRLERSGLVGRRSCVNQGGRRAEAWLTDTGLARLEDIAPGHAREVRRLVIDVLSPEQLTAVSDAARAITTAYAAECDGGQGLLGQSCP, from the coding sequence GTGAGTCCTGACACCCGCGGGGAGAGCGCACCCGTCGACGACGCGCCGTGGCTGACGGCCGACCAGCAGCGCGACTGGCGCGCCCTGCTGGGGCTACTGGCGATCCTGCCGCCGGCCCTCGACGCGCAGCTCAAGCGCGACGCGGGCGTGAACGGCTTCGAGTACCAGGTGCTCGCCGTCCTGTCGGAGGCGCCCGACCGCACGGTGGGGCTGAGCGACCTGGCGGCGCTGTCGCAGGGGTCGCTGTCGCGGCTCTCGCACGCCATCACCCGCCTCGAGCGGTCCGGACTGGTGGGCCGGCGCAGCTGCGTCAACCAGGGCGGCCGGCGCGCCGAGGCGTGGCTCACCGACACCGGCCTGGCCAGGCTCGAGGACATCGCCCCGGGCCACGCGCGCGAGGTTCGCCGCCTGGTCATCGACGTGCTCAGCCCGGAGCAGCTGACCGCGGTGAGCGACGCCGCCCGGGCGATCACGACGGCTTACGCCGCCGAGTGCGACGGAGGGCAGGGGTTGCTCGGGCAGTCCTGCCCGTAG
- the htpX gene encoding zinc metalloprotease HtpX, with translation MGHRHYNGLKTAALFGVMWAVLLLIYALVGGGNRSLFFVFAAVGLLGTGYGYWNSDKIAIRAMRARPVSELEQPSMYRIVRDLSTAARQPMPRLYVSPTAAPNAFATGRNPRNAAVCCTEGLLQLLDERELRGVLAHELMHVYNRDILTSSVAAAVAGLITSFAQFLLFFGGGDRDRGGGNVLGTLALAILSPIAASLIQLAISRTREYDADEDGSRLTGDPLALASALRKLESGTQRAPLPQDRDLVDVSHLMIANPFRGAGVGKLFATHPPMGERIARLEAMAGGPLY, from the coding sequence ATGGGTCACCGGCACTACAACGGGTTGAAGACGGCCGCGCTGTTCGGCGTCATGTGGGCCGTGCTCCTGCTGATCTACGCGCTGGTCGGCGGCGGGAACCGCAGCCTGTTCTTCGTCTTCGCGGCCGTCGGCCTGCTCGGCACGGGGTACGGGTACTGGAACTCCGACAAGATCGCGATCCGCGCGATGCGCGCGCGGCCGGTGAGCGAGCTCGAACAGCCCTCGATGTACCGGATCGTGCGGGACCTCTCGACGGCCGCCCGCCAGCCGATGCCGCGCCTGTACGTGTCCCCGACCGCGGCGCCCAACGCGTTCGCGACGGGCCGCAACCCCCGCAACGCCGCGGTGTGCTGCACCGAGGGCCTGCTCCAGCTGCTCGACGAGCGGGAGCTGCGCGGGGTGCTCGCGCACGAGCTCATGCACGTCTACAACCGGGACATCCTCACGTCGAGCGTCGCGGCCGCCGTCGCGGGCCTCATCACGTCCTTCGCCCAGTTCCTGCTCTTCTTCGGCGGGGGAGACCGCGACCGTGGCGGCGGCAACGTGCTCGGCACGCTCGCGCTCGCGATCCTGTCCCCGATCGCCGCGTCGCTGATCCAGCTCGCGATCAGCCGCACGCGCGAGTACGACGCCGACGAGGACGGTTCTCGCCTGACGGGCGACCCACTCGCCCTCGCCTCGGCCCTGCGCAAGCTCGAGTCCGGTACGCAGCGGGCCCCGCTGCCCCAGGACCGGGACCTCGTCGACGTCTCGCACCTGATGATCGCCAACCCGTTCCGCGGCGCGGGAGTCGGCAAGCTGTTCGCGACCCACCCGCCGATGGGCGAGCGCATCGCTCGCCTCGAGGCGATGGCCGGGGGCCCGCTGTACTGA
- a CDS encoding ABC transporter substrate-binding protein — MNRTRVLALAAASALALAACAPVDDGAEPAASASDGALATLADGRLTIGTSDPAFEPWIVDNDPTSGEGFESAVAYAVADQLGFAAGDVDWVTVTFDQIIAPGAKTFDVAINQVSISDERKQNLDFSSSYYDTAQAVVTLEGSPVAGATTLAELQGARIGAMVGTTSLQIAEDVIAPTTAVSPFNDNDQVKQALAAGLVDAIVVDLPTALYITAAELDGGVLVGQLPAGDNPDQFGLVLDKGSDLTAPVTEAVDALRADGTLAALEAQWLTDAAGAPVLE, encoded by the coding sequence ATGAACCGCACCCGCGTACTTGCCTTGGCCGCCGCGAGCGCCCTGGCGCTCGCGGCGTGCGCCCCCGTCGACGACGGCGCCGAACCGGCCGCGAGCGCGAGCGACGGCGCGCTGGCGACGCTCGCCGACGGACGCCTCACGATCGGCACCTCGGATCCGGCCTTCGAACCGTGGATCGTCGACAACGACCCCACCAGCGGCGAGGGCTTCGAGTCCGCGGTCGCCTACGCCGTCGCGGACCAGCTCGGCTTCGCCGCGGGCGACGTCGACTGGGTCACCGTCACGTTCGACCAGATCATCGCCCCAGGCGCGAAGACCTTCGACGTCGCGATCAACCAGGTCTCCATCAGCGACGAGCGCAAGCAGAACCTCGACTTCTCCTCCAGCTACTACGACACGGCGCAGGCCGTCGTGACGCTCGAGGGCAGCCCCGTCGCGGGCGCGACGACGCTCGCCGAGCTCCAGGGCGCACGCATCGGCGCGATGGTCGGCACGACGAGCCTGCAGATCGCCGAGGACGTGATCGCCCCCACGACCGCGGTCTCACCGTTCAACGACAACGACCAGGTCAAGCAGGCCCTCGCGGCGGGGCTCGTGGACGCGATCGTCGTCGACCTGCCGACGGCGCTGTACATCACTGCGGCCGAGCTCGACGGGGGCGTTCTGGTCGGGCAGCTGCCCGCGGGCGACAACCCCGACCAGTTCGGCCTCGTGCTGGACAAGGGCAGCGACCTCACCGCGCCCGTGACCGAGGCGGTCGACGCGCTGCGGGCCGACGGCACGCTCGCGGCGCTCGAGGCGCAGTGGCTCACCGACGCCGCGGGTGCGCCGGTCCTCGAGTGA
- a CDS encoding amino acid ABC transporter permease encodes MSGPGPAAWAPSATQRDRIDFRRHQARRSGLVAAASTVAVTAVAVLALTSSPGWPRVRQSFFDPDVALASLPAIAQGLWLNVRVMVGCAVVIVVVALALAVARTLRGPVFFPLRAFATGYIDIFRGLPLILVLLLVGFGLPGLRLQGIPASAVLLGSLALVLTYSAYVAEVFRAGIESVHPSQVAAARSLGLTRAQTMRTVVLPQAVRRVVPALLNDLVALSKDSGLISILGAIDAVRAAQIETSQYANFTPYVVAGVLFVALTIPLTRATDAIARRSGWSRSQGGLAGGAL; translated from the coding sequence GTGAGCGGCCCCGGCCCGGCCGCCTGGGCGCCGTCGGCGACGCAGCGTGACCGGATCGACTTTCGGCGCCACCAGGCCCGCCGCTCGGGGCTGGTCGCCGCCGCGAGCACCGTCGCCGTCACCGCGGTGGCGGTCCTCGCGCTGACCAGCTCGCCGGGCTGGCCCCGCGTCCGGCAGTCGTTCTTTGACCCGGACGTCGCGCTCGCGTCGCTGCCCGCGATCGCGCAGGGCCTCTGGCTGAACGTCCGGGTGATGGTGGGCTGCGCCGTCGTCATCGTCGTCGTCGCCTTGGCGCTCGCCGTCGCCCGCACACTGCGCGGGCCGGTGTTCTTCCCGCTGCGTGCCTTCGCGACCGGGTACATCGACATCTTCCGGGGGCTGCCCCTGATCCTCGTGCTGCTGCTGGTGGGCTTTGGGCTGCCGGGCCTGCGGCTGCAGGGCATCCCGGCGTCGGCGGTCCTCCTGGGCAGCCTCGCGCTCGTGCTGACCTACTCCGCGTACGTCGCCGAGGTGTTCCGCGCCGGCATCGAGTCGGTGCACCCGTCCCAGGTCGCCGCGGCGCGGTCGCTCGGGCTCACCCGCGCGCAGACGATGCGGACCGTCGTGCTGCCCCAGGCCGTGCGCCGCGTCGTGCCCGCGCTGCTCAACGACCTCGTCGCGCTCTCGAAGGACTCCGGCCTCATCTCCATCCTCGGCGCGATCGACGCCGTTCGCGCCGCCCAGATCGAGACGTCGCAGTACGCGAACTTCACGCCGTACGTCGTCGCGGGGGTGCTCTTCGTGGCCCTGACCATCCCGCTCACGCGCGCGACCGACGCGATCGCGCGCCGCAGCGGCTGGAGCCGCTCACAGGGCGGCCTCGCGGGGGGTGCGCTGTGA
- a CDS encoding amino acid ABC transporter ATP-binding protein: MSAAAPLLRLRGVRKAFGASLVLDDVDLDVAEHSVVVLIGSSGSGKSTLLRCANLLEVVDDGVIELAGRDITDPRVDANAVRAQIGMVFQSFNLFPHLRVLDNVTLAPRLVHGVPRAQARDRAMAMLERVGLAGKARAFPDELSGGQQQRVAIARALACGPRLMLLDEVTSALDPELVGEVLDLLGELKNDGLTMVVATHEMGFARTVADEVCFLHNGRVHERGTPGQVLGAPEQPRTQEFLRRITEAGRL; encoded by the coding sequence GTGAGCGCCGCGGCGCCGCTGCTGCGGCTACGCGGCGTGCGCAAGGCGTTCGGGGCGTCCCTCGTGCTCGACGACGTCGACCTGGACGTCGCGGAGCACAGCGTCGTCGTGCTCATCGGCTCGTCGGGGTCGGGCAAGTCGACCCTGCTGCGCTGCGCGAACCTGCTCGAGGTCGTCGACGACGGCGTGATCGAGCTCGCCGGCCGGGACATCACCGATCCGCGGGTCGACGCGAACGCCGTCCGCGCCCAGATCGGGATGGTGTTCCAGTCGTTCAACCTGTTCCCGCACCTGCGGGTCCTGGACAACGTGACCCTCGCCCCGCGGCTCGTGCACGGCGTGCCGCGCGCGCAGGCCCGCGACCGGGCGATGGCGATGCTCGAGCGCGTCGGGCTCGCGGGCAAGGCGCGGGCGTTTCCGGACGAGCTCTCCGGCGGTCAGCAGCAGCGCGTCGCGATCGCGCGCGCGCTCGCGTGCGGCCCGCGCCTGATGCTGCTCGACGAGGTGACCAGCGCGCTCGACCCCGAGCTCGTGGGCGAGGTGCTCGACCTGCTGGGCGAGCTCAAGAACGACGGGCTCACGATGGTCGTGGCGACCCACGAGATGGGCTTCGCGCGCACCGTCGCCGACGAGGTCTGCTTCCTGCACAACGGCCGCGTGCACGAGCGGGGCACGCCCGGGCAGGTGCTCGGCGCTCCGGAGCAGCCCCGGACGCAGGAGTTCCTGCGCCGCATCACGGAAGCCGGCCGGCTCTAG
- a CDS encoding FAD-dependent oxidoreductase yields the protein MSSNRSLRVAVVGAGPAGIYAADILSKTDLDVSIDLLERLPAPFGLVRYGVAPDHPRIKQIIVALHKVLERGDIRLLANVDYGVDLKLEDLRQFYDAVIFSTGSIRDASLAIPGIDLPESYGAADFVSWYDGHPDVPRTWPLAAREVAVLGAGNVALDVARILAKHADDLLPTEIPANVYELLAASPVTDVHIFARRGPAQVKFSSLELREMGHVPDVDVIVYPEDFDFDDGSMAAIHSSNQTKQVVKTLTDWTLKDPADQTASRRIHLHFLHRPAEVLGADGHVVGLRTERTALNGDGTVSGTGEFHDWPVQAVYRAVGYFGSPLVDIPFDDLKGVIPNNGGRVIDVDGDQVPGVYATGWIKRGPIGLIGSTKSDASETIRNLAEDVRADADELRTAAEPDPDAVLAFLAARAVPVVEWRGWELLEAHEIALGAAVGRERIKVVPREEMTAIARGEQRTAPAERG from the coding sequence GTGAGCAGCAACCGATCCCTGCGCGTCGCCGTCGTCGGCGCCGGTCCGGCCGGCATCTATGCCGCCGACATCCTGTCCAAGACGGATCTCGACGTGAGCATCGACCTGCTCGAGCGCCTGCCCGCCCCGTTCGGGCTCGTCCGCTACGGCGTCGCCCCCGATCACCCCCGGATCAAGCAGATCATCGTCGCGCTGCACAAGGTGCTCGAGCGCGGCGACATCCGGCTGCTCGCGAACGTGGACTACGGCGTCGACCTCAAGCTCGAGGATCTGCGCCAGTTCTACGACGCGGTGATCTTCTCGACCGGCTCGATCCGCGACGCGTCGCTCGCGATCCCGGGGATCGACCTGCCCGAGTCCTACGGCGCCGCGGACTTCGTGTCCTGGTACGACGGGCACCCCGACGTGCCGCGCACGTGGCCGCTCGCCGCCCGCGAGGTCGCCGTGCTCGGCGCCGGGAACGTGGCCCTCGACGTCGCCCGGATCCTGGCCAAGCATGCGGACGACCTGCTCCCGACCGAGATCCCCGCGAACGTCTACGAGCTGCTCGCGGCGTCGCCCGTCACCGACGTGCACATCTTCGCCCGCCGCGGCCCGGCCCAGGTCAAGTTCTCCTCGCTCGAGCTGCGCGAGATGGGCCACGTCCCGGACGTCGACGTCATCGTGTACCCCGAGGACTTCGACTTCGACGACGGCTCGATGGCCGCGATCCACTCCTCGAACCAGACCAAGCAGGTCGTCAAGACCCTCACGGACTGGACCCTGAAGGACCCGGCCGACCAGACCGCGTCGCGCCGGATCCACCTGCACTTCCTGCACCGCCCCGCCGAGGTCCTCGGCGCCGACGGGCACGTGGTGGGCCTGCGCACCGAGCGCACCGCGCTCAACGGCGACGGCACCGTCAGCGGCACGGGCGAGTTCCACGACTGGCCCGTGCAGGCCGTCTACCGCGCGGTCGGCTACTTCGGCTCGCCGCTCGTCGACATCCCGTTCGACGACCTCAAGGGCGTCATCCCGAACAACGGCGGCCGGGTCATCGACGTCGACGGCGACCAGGTGCCGGGCGTCTACGCGACCGGCTGGATCAAACGCGGCCCGATCGGCCTGATCGGCAGCACGAAGTCGGACGCGAGCGAGACGATCCGCAACCTCGCCGAGGACGTCCGCGCCGACGCCGACGAGCTGCGCACCGCCGCCGAGCCCGACCCCGACGCCGTGCTCGCGTTCCTCGCGGCCCGCGCCGTGCCGGTCGTGGAGTGGAGGGGCTGGGAGCTGCTGGAGGCGCACGAGATCGCGCTCGGCGCCGCCGTGGGCCGCGAGCGGATCAAGGTCGTCCCCCGCGAGGAGATGACCGCGATCGCCCGCGGCGAGCAGCGAACGGCGCCCGCCGAGCGCGGCTGA
- the rarD gene encoding EamA family transporter RarD, producing the protein MPSPEPAAAPAATSVAAPAAAPSRAGLALGAGAYLLWGVLPLYFPLLAPAGAVEIIGHRVVWSLGFCLLLLTVTRGWSPFRAVFANRRTLGLLGLAAALVAVNWTVYVYGVLSDQVVDTALGYFINPLVTVLLAVFVLGERLRATQWVALGFGAAAVLVITVGYGRLPWIALTLAFSFGTYGLIKNRVGRTVTAVAGLAVETTLLFPLALGYLLWLGATGAGTFGAHGTWHLVALVSTGVVTATPLLMFSSAARRLPLSVVGMLQYIAPTMQFLLGILVFGEHMPVARWWGFALVWVALVILTVDGVRTGRASTLARRAHAPA; encoded by the coding sequence TTGCCCTCCCCCGAACCCGCTGCCGCGCCGGCCGCCACCTCCGTTGCCGCCCCGGCCGCCGCACCGAGCCGGGCCGGCCTCGCGCTCGGCGCGGGCGCGTACCTGCTGTGGGGCGTGCTGCCGCTCTACTTCCCCCTGCTCGCGCCCGCGGGCGCCGTCGAGATCATCGGCCACCGCGTCGTCTGGTCGCTCGGCTTCTGTCTCCTGCTGCTGACCGTGACGCGCGGGTGGTCCCCGTTCCGGGCCGTGTTCGCGAACCGGCGCACGCTCGGGCTGCTCGGGCTCGCGGCCGCGCTCGTCGCGGTGAACTGGACCGTGTACGTCTACGGCGTGCTCAGCGACCAGGTGGTCGACACCGCGCTCGGGTACTTCATCAACCCGCTCGTGACGGTGCTGCTCGCGGTCTTCGTCCTCGGCGAGCGGCTGCGCGCGACGCAGTGGGTCGCGCTCGGGTTCGGCGCCGCCGCCGTCCTCGTCATCACCGTCGGGTACGGGCGGCTGCCGTGGATCGCGCTCACCCTGGCGTTCAGCTTCGGGACATACGGCCTGATCAAGAACCGCGTCGGGCGCACGGTGACCGCCGTCGCGGGTCTCGCGGTCGAGACCACACTGCTGTTCCCGCTCGCGCTCGGGTACCTGCTCTGGCTCGGCGCGACCGGCGCCGGCACCTTCGGGGCGCACGGCACGTGGCACCTCGTCGCGCTGGTCTCGACGGGAGTCGTGACCGCGACGCCGCTGCTGATGTTCAGCTCGGCCGCGCGCCGGCTGCCGCTCTCGGTCGTCGGGATGCTGCAGTACATCGCCCCGACCATGCAGTTCCTGCTCGGCATCCTGGTGTTCGGCGAGCACATGCCTGTCGCGCGCTGGTGGGGCTTCGCGCTCGTGTGGGTCGCGCTGGTCATCCTCACGGTCGACGGCGTCCGCACGGGCCGGGCGAGCACCCTCGCCCGCAGGGCGCACGCCCCCGCCTAA
- a CDS encoding polyprenyl synthetase family protein yields the protein MADPALAELLTQRLALVEERLRDAVAQPDAFADTASRHLVNAGGKRLRPMLTLLAAQLGDGQRPEVLDAAVVVELTHLATLYHDDVMDSAPLRRGAPAAHEVWGNSVAILTGDLLFARASSTVAGLGPEAVRIQARAFERLCLGQLHETIGPQGGEDAVEHYLRVLADKTGSLIATSARFGAMFAGCPPNVVKQVTEYGEKVGVAFQLADDVIDLSASGAMTGKTPGTDLREQVATMPVLLLRARAARPDALAADRELVELLDSDLSADIDLDEAVLGLRGHAVVAETRALAVTWAKAAVAELEPVPAGVVKDALLSFTDALVDRAT from the coding sequence ATGGCCGACCCCGCGCTGGCGGAGCTGCTCACCCAGCGCCTCGCGCTGGTGGAGGAGCGGCTGCGCGACGCCGTCGCGCAGCCCGACGCGTTCGCCGACACCGCATCGCGGCACCTGGTCAACGCGGGCGGCAAGCGGCTGCGCCCCATGCTGACGCTGCTCGCGGCGCAGCTCGGCGACGGGCAGCGCCCCGAGGTGCTGGACGCCGCGGTCGTGGTCGAGCTCACCCACCTCGCGACGCTGTACCACGACGACGTCATGGACTCCGCGCCGCTGCGCCGCGGCGCGCCCGCGGCGCACGAGGTATGGGGCAACTCGGTCGCGATCCTCACCGGCGACCTGCTGTTCGCGCGCGCGTCGTCCACCGTCGCCGGGCTCGGCCCGGAGGCCGTGCGGATCCAGGCCCGCGCGTTCGAGCGGCTCTGCCTGGGCCAGCTGCACGAGACGATCGGGCCGCAGGGCGGCGAGGACGCCGTCGAGCACTACCTGCGCGTGCTGGCGGACAAGACCGGGTCGCTCATCGCGACGTCGGCCCGGTTCGGCGCGATGTTCGCGGGCTGCCCGCCGAACGTGGTCAAGCAGGTCACGGAGTACGGCGAGAAGGTCGGCGTCGCGTTCCAGCTGGCCGACGACGTGATCGACCTGTCCGCGAGCGGCGCGATGACCGGCAAGACGCCGGGGACCGACCTGCGCGAGCAGGTCGCGACGATGCCCGTGCTGCTGCTGCGCGCGCGTGCGGCGCGGCCGGACGCGCTGGCCGCCGACCGCGAGCTCGTCGAGCTGCTCGACTCCGACCTGTCGGCCGACATCGACCTCGACGAGGCCGTGCTCGGCCTGCGCGGCCACGCCGTCGTCGCCGAGACGCGGGCGCTTGCCGTGACGTGGGCGAAGGCGGCCGTCGCCGAGCTCGAGCCGGTCCCGGCCGGGGTCGTCAAGGACGCGCTGCTGTCCTTCACCGACGCGCTGGTCGATCGCGCGACCTGA